One Mercurialis annua linkage group LG3, ddMerAnnu1.2, whole genome shotgun sequence DNA window includes the following coding sequences:
- the LOC126675445 gene encoding uncharacterized protein LOC126675445 encodes MHSLSGIKAFTDFNTGTRPYFPLRSSGFDRKQQQCVINLRDSSSSYRKCRIVACSVERNENGGGASSSSSPGSDTGTGSDYSASSLLSRTQTYALLKQQMDVAAQSENYEEAARIRDSLKLFEEEEPVLRYRRLLKEATNEERFEDAAKYRDELKEIAPYSLLKCTSDATTLGIRVQVRSVYIEGRSQPSKGQYFFAYRIRITNNSDRPVQLLRRHWIITDANGRTENFWGIGVIGEQPVILPKTGFEYSSACPLPTSNGRMEGDFEMKHIDKIGSPTFNVAIAPFSLSTLGDDSETFEI; translated from the exons ATGCATTCTTTGTCCGGTATTAAGGCATTTACGGATTTCAATACGGGCACGAGGCCGTAtttcccgcttcggagctcCGGTTTTGACCGGAAACAGCAACAGTGCGTCATCAATTTGAGAGATTCATCTTCTTCTTATAGAAAATGTCGGATTGTAGCGTGTTCCGTTGAGAGAAATGAGAATGGCGGCGGAGCAAGTTCGAGTTCGAGCCCCGGGTCGGATACGGGTACGGGTTCGGATTACAGTGCCAGTTCATTGTTGTCTCGGACTCAAACTTATGCTTTATTGAAACAGCAAATGGATGTCGCTGCTCAATCTGAG AACTATGAAGAGGCTGCAAGAATTCGTGACTCGTTGAAATTGTTTGAAGAAGAGGAGCCGGTTCTTCGGTATCGGAGATTGCTCAAAGAGGCGACCAATGAAGAGCGGTTTGAG GATGCAGCTAAATATCGCGATGAGTTGAAGGAAATTGCACCATATTCTCTGTTGAAATGCACAAGTGATGCCACAACCTTG GGAATTAGGGTCCAAGTTAGGAGTGTGTACATTGAGGGCCGAAGTCAGCCTTCAAAGGGGCAGTACTTCTTTGCGTATAGAATAAGGATCACTAATAACTCGGATCGTCCTGTTCAACTTCTCCGAAGACATTGGATTATTACCGATGCCAATGGAAGAACTGAAAACTTTTG GGGAATTGGAGTTATCGGTGAACAGCCAGTTATACTTCCTAAGACGGGATTCGAATACTCATCTGCTTGCCCTTTACCTACTTCGAATGGAAGAATG GAAGGTGACTTTGAGATGAAGCACATTGATAAAATAGGCTCACCGACATTCAACGTAGCTATTGCGCCATTTTCTCTGTCTACACTCGGAGATGAtagtgaaacttttgaaatatGA
- the LOC126674658 gene encoding uncharacterized protein LOC126674658 isoform X2 yields MEGSTADTWHPSMTADTTMARYWLNWRFFLCAIWVMISMIIASFLISKNESFRKAERDNGENKLEAVADLYDDETWRPCLKGIHPAWLLVFRVFAFSVLMVLLIISVLVDGGSIFYYYTQWTFTLVIIYFALGSLFSIRGCYIYHKRIGGDRVDNVDADSEQGNCVIPVPGESPEAFSMRKRNAISTEQLDMRKPAGKLVFLFQIIFQMNAGAVMLTDCVFWFVIVPFLALKDYHLTALVISMHSINAVFLFGDTALNSMSFPWFRIAYFFVWTIVYVLFQWILHVCVKIWWPYPFLDLSSPYAPLWYFIVAGMHIACYGIFSFSIKLKHTLFTRWFPDSYQCRR; encoded by the exons ATGGAAG GATCTACAGCAGATACTTGGCATCCATCAATGACTGCTGATACAACAATGGCTAGATACTGGCTCAACTGGAGATTTTTTCTTTGTGCTATTTGGGTCATGATCTCAATGATTATTGCATCATTTCTTATATCGAAAAACGAAAGCTTTCGTAAAGCGGAACGAGATAATGGAGAGAATAAGCTAGAAGCTGTAGCGGATTTGTATGATGATGAGACTTGGAGACCATGTCTGAAAGGAATTCATCCTGCCTGGTTGCTGGTTTTCAGAGTTTTTGCTTTCTCAGTGCTTATGGTGCTGTTGATTATCTCTGTTCTTGTGGATGGAGGCAGCATTTTTTACTATTACACTCA GTGGACTTTCACTCTAGTCATAATTTACTTTGCG CTTGGATCATTGTTCTCGATACGCGGATGTTACATTTATCATAAAAGGATCGGTGGAGATAGAGTTGATAATGTAGATGCAGATTCAGAGCAAGGAAATTGTGTTATTCCTGTCCCCGGAGAAAGTCCTGAAGCCTTTTCGATGAGAAAGAGAAATGCAATCTCCACTGAACAACTTGACATGCGGAAACCAGCGGGGAAATTGGTTTTTCTCTTTCAGATAATCTTTCAG ATGAATGCAGGGGCTGTTATGCTGACAGATTGTGTATTTTGGTTTGTGATTGTTCCATTTCTTGCACTCAAAGATTACCACCTAACTGCT TTGGTAATAAGTATGCATTCGATTAATGCTGTTTTCTTATTCGGCGATACTGCCTTGAACAGCATG TCCTTTCCCTGGTTTAGGATTGCATATTTCTTCGTATGGACAATAGTATATGTCCTGTTCCAGTGGATTCTCCATGTCTGTGTCAAAATCTG GTGGCCTTATCCATTCCTTGACTTATCATCTCCATATGCCCCTTTATG GTACTTCATTGTAGCAGGGATGCATATAGCATGTTATGGTATTTTCAGTTTCTCTATAAAGCTGAAACACACTCTATTCACAAGATGGTTCCCTGACTCGTACCAGTGCCGAAGGTAG
- the LOC126674658 gene encoding uncharacterized protein LOC126674658 isoform X1 — MSFITGSTADTWHPSMTADTTMARYWLNWRFFLCAIWVMISMIIASFLISKNESFRKAERDNGENKLEAVADLYDDETWRPCLKGIHPAWLLVFRVFAFSVLMVLLIISVLVDGGSIFYYYTQWTFTLVIIYFALGSLFSIRGCYIYHKRIGGDRVDNVDADSEQGNCVIPVPGESPEAFSMRKRNAISTEQLDMRKPAGKLVFLFQIIFQMNAGAVMLTDCVFWFVIVPFLALKDYHLTALVISMHSINAVFLFGDTALNSMSFPWFRIAYFFVWTIVYVLFQWILHVCVKIWWPYPFLDLSSPYAPLWYFIVAGMHIACYGIFSFSIKLKHTLFTRWFPDSYQCRR, encoded by the exons ATGAGTTTTATAACAGGATCTACAGCAGATACTTGGCATCCATCAATGACTGCTGATACAACAATGGCTAGATACTGGCTCAACTGGAGATTTTTTCTTTGTGCTATTTGGGTCATGATCTCAATGATTATTGCATCATTTCTTATATCGAAAAACGAAAGCTTTCGTAAAGCGGAACGAGATAATGGAGAGAATAAGCTAGAAGCTGTAGCGGATTTGTATGATGATGAGACTTGGAGACCATGTCTGAAAGGAATTCATCCTGCCTGGTTGCTGGTTTTCAGAGTTTTTGCTTTCTCAGTGCTTATGGTGCTGTTGATTATCTCTGTTCTTGTGGATGGAGGCAGCATTTTTTACTATTACACTCA GTGGACTTTCACTCTAGTCATAATTTACTTTGCG CTTGGATCATTGTTCTCGATACGCGGATGTTACATTTATCATAAAAGGATCGGTGGAGATAGAGTTGATAATGTAGATGCAGATTCAGAGCAAGGAAATTGTGTTATTCCTGTCCCCGGAGAAAGTCCTGAAGCCTTTTCGATGAGAAAGAGAAATGCAATCTCCACTGAACAACTTGACATGCGGAAACCAGCGGGGAAATTGGTTTTTCTCTTTCAGATAATCTTTCAG ATGAATGCAGGGGCTGTTATGCTGACAGATTGTGTATTTTGGTTTGTGATTGTTCCATTTCTTGCACTCAAAGATTACCACCTAACTGCT TTGGTAATAAGTATGCATTCGATTAATGCTGTTTTCTTATTCGGCGATACTGCCTTGAACAGCATG TCCTTTCCCTGGTTTAGGATTGCATATTTCTTCGTATGGACAATAGTATATGTCCTGTTCCAGTGGATTCTCCATGTCTGTGTCAAAATCTG GTGGCCTTATCCATTCCTTGACTTATCATCTCCATATGCCCCTTTATG GTACTTCATTGTAGCAGGGATGCATATAGCATGTTATGGTATTTTCAGTTTCTCTATAAAGCTGAAACACACTCTATTCACAAGATGGTTCCCTGACTCGTACCAGTGCCGAAGGTAG
- the LOC126674658 gene encoding uncharacterized protein LOC126674658 isoform X3 has translation MTADTTMARYWLNWRFFLCAIWVMISMIIASFLISKNESFRKAERDNGENKLEAVADLYDDETWRPCLKGIHPAWLLVFRVFAFSVLMVLLIISVLVDGGSIFYYYTQWTFTLVIIYFALGSLFSIRGCYIYHKRIGGDRVDNVDADSEQGNCVIPVPGESPEAFSMRKRNAISTEQLDMRKPAGKLVFLFQIIFQMNAGAVMLTDCVFWFVIVPFLALKDYHLTALVISMHSINAVFLFGDTALNSMSFPWFRIAYFFVWTIVYVLFQWILHVCVKIWWPYPFLDLSSPYAPLWYFIVAGMHIACYGIFSFSIKLKHTLFTRWFPDSYQCRR, from the exons ATGACTGCTGATACAACAATGGCTAGATACTGGCTCAACTGGAGATTTTTTCTTTGTGCTATTTGGGTCATGATCTCAATGATTATTGCATCATTTCTTATATCGAAAAACGAAAGCTTTCGTAAAGCGGAACGAGATAATGGAGAGAATAAGCTAGAAGCTGTAGCGGATTTGTATGATGATGAGACTTGGAGACCATGTCTGAAAGGAATTCATCCTGCCTGGTTGCTGGTTTTCAGAGTTTTTGCTTTCTCAGTGCTTATGGTGCTGTTGATTATCTCTGTTCTTGTGGATGGAGGCAGCATTTTTTACTATTACACTCA GTGGACTTTCACTCTAGTCATAATTTACTTTGCG CTTGGATCATTGTTCTCGATACGCGGATGTTACATTTATCATAAAAGGATCGGTGGAGATAGAGTTGATAATGTAGATGCAGATTCAGAGCAAGGAAATTGTGTTATTCCTGTCCCCGGAGAAAGTCCTGAAGCCTTTTCGATGAGAAAGAGAAATGCAATCTCCACTGAACAACTTGACATGCGGAAACCAGCGGGGAAATTGGTTTTTCTCTTTCAGATAATCTTTCAG ATGAATGCAGGGGCTGTTATGCTGACAGATTGTGTATTTTGGTTTGTGATTGTTCCATTTCTTGCACTCAAAGATTACCACCTAACTGCT TTGGTAATAAGTATGCATTCGATTAATGCTGTTTTCTTATTCGGCGATACTGCCTTGAACAGCATG TCCTTTCCCTGGTTTAGGATTGCATATTTCTTCGTATGGACAATAGTATATGTCCTGTTCCAGTGGATTCTCCATGTCTGTGTCAAAATCTG GTGGCCTTATCCATTCCTTGACTTATCATCTCCATATGCCCCTTTATG GTACTTCATTGTAGCAGGGATGCATATAGCATGTTATGGTATTTTCAGTTTCTCTATAAAGCTGAAACACACTCTATTCACAAGATGGTTCCCTGACTCGTACCAGTGCCGAAGGTAG